In Persephonella sp. IF05-L8, the following are encoded in one genomic region:
- a CDS encoding universal stress protein, giving the protein MAYKKILVGYDGSQSSKKALDKAIDLAKSCGSELHIVGVVRPFEFAAIDYIPPEEIEEYEKEELTKEEKYLKEAKEIAAQRGVGAITKVLEGEPAEELMAYADDNGCDLIVVGHRGVGGFKRMLLGTTAGNLVKYANQSVLVVK; this is encoded by the coding sequence ATGGCATATAAAAAGATACTTGTTGGTTATGATGGTTCTCAGTCCAGCAAAAAAGCCCTTGATAAAGCTATTGACCTTGCCAAAAGTTGTGGAAGTGAACTCCATATAGTTGGAGTTGTTAGACCTTTTGAATTTGCTGCTATAGATTATATTCCTCCTGAAGAAATTGAAGAATATGAAAAAGAAGAATTAACAAAAGAAGAAAAATACCTAAAGGAAGCAAAAGAAATTGCAGCACAAAGAGGCGTTGGAGCAATTACCAAAGTTCTTGAAGGAGAACCGGCAGAGGAGTTAATGGCTTATGCTGATGATAATGGCTGTGACCTAATAGTCGTAGGACACAGAGGAGTAGGTGGTTTTAAAAGAATGCTTCTTGGAACAACTGCTGGAAACC